Proteins encoded together in one Salarias fasciatus chromosome 17, fSalaFa1.1, whole genome shotgun sequence window:
- the LOC115404206 gene encoding uncharacterized protein LOC115404206 isoform X3 — protein MSQSHSASASRPLLVFFSWFGATPGPVAKYRDLYLDRGMDVLLVQSSMMHFLWPRWGLDYGLKVLNILEEPQFSKRPVLVHASSLGGYTFTQMLAHVAHGEEKRRGLARRVMGHVYDSLVVGSLEYMAIGLGKTLLPRFQGLIKRIAMLYFWLFKEQTADFYERSVRVFHYSPITAPALFFYSEDDALCHTEVIESVMDLWRRRGVAVHSRKWKESIHAAHLRCHPQDYLSTLQHFLNSLPLSSQEAEI, from the exons ATGAGCCAATCACATTCTGCCTCCGCCTCACGCCCTCTCCTGGTTTTCTTCTCCTGGTTCGGTGCCACGCCCGGGCCGGTGGCCAAGTACAGGGACCTTTACCTGGACCGGGGCATGGATGTGCTCCTGGTACAGAGCAGCATGATGCACTTCCTGTGGCCCCGCTGGGGGCTCGACTACGGCCTGAAGGTGCTGAATATCCTGGAGGAGCCGCAGTTCTCTAAGAGGCCGGTGCTGGTCCACGCCTCCTCCCTCGGCGGCTACACTTTCACCCAGATGCTGGCCCACGTCGCTCACGGAGAGGAGAAGCGCCGGGGCCTGGCCCGGCGGGTGATGGGACACGTCTACGACAGCCTGGTGGTGGGCAGCCTGGAGTACATGGCGATAG GTCTTGGGAAGACTCTGCTGCCACGTTTCCAGGGCCTCATCAAGCGCATCGCCATGCTGTACTTCTGGCTCTTCAAAGAACAGACGGCAGACTTCTACGAGAGATCCGTCCGGGTTTTCCACTACAGCCCCATCACCGCGCCGGCCCTCTTCTTCTACAGCGAGGACGACGCCCTGTGCCACACCGAAGTGATCGAGAGCGTGATGGACctgtggaggaggcggggcgTGGCCGTGCACAGCAGGAAGTGGAAGGAGTCCATACACGCGGCTCACCTGCGATGCCACCCGCAGGATTACCTCTCCACGCTGCAGCACTTCTTGAACTCGCTGCCGCTTTCCTCACAGGAAGCAGAAATCTGA
- the LOC115404206 gene encoding uncharacterized protein LOC115404206 isoform X2, giving the protein MGNLSRGSDAATSDQASREKCVTRRISSSVTYYYSPLSEAGCPPKPPGTLSSSLSPPAPPVADSMSQSHSASASRPLLVFFSWFGATPGPVAKYRDLYLDRGMDVLLVQSSMMHFLWPRWGLDYGLKVLNILEEPQFSKRPVLVHASSLGGYTFTQMLAHVAHGEEKRRGLARRVMGHVYDSLVVGSLEYMAIGLGKTLLPRFQGLIKRIAMLYFWLFKEQTADFYERSVRVFHYSPITAPALFFYSEDDALCHTEVIESVMDLWRRRGVAVHSRKWKESIHAAHLRCHPQDYLSTLQHFLNSLPLSSQEAEI; this is encoded by the exons ATGGGGAACCTCTCCAGAGG GAGTGATGCAGCCACGTCTGATCAAGCCTCCAGAGAGAAGTGTGTAACCAGAAGAATCAGCAGCAGTGTCACTTATTACTACAGTCCGCTCTCTGAGGCGGGATGCCCTCCCAAACCTCCAGGGactctctcctcttccctttCACCCCCTGCTCCGCCTGTCGCCGACTCCATGAGCCAATCACATTCTGCCTCCGCCTCACGCCCTCTCCTGGTTTTCTTCTCCTGGTTCGGTGCCACGCCCGGGCCGGTGGCCAAGTACAGGGACCTTTACCTGGACCGGGGCATGGATGTGCTCCTGGTACAGAGCAGCATGATGCACTTCCTGTGGCCCCGCTGGGGGCTCGACTACGGCCTGAAGGTGCTGAATATCCTGGAGGAGCCGCAGTTCTCTAAGAGGCCGGTGCTGGTCCACGCCTCCTCCCTCGGCGGCTACACTTTCACCCAGATGCTGGCCCACGTCGCTCACGGAGAGGAGAAGCGCCGGGGCCTGGCCCGGCGGGTGATGGGACACGTCTACGACAGCCTGGTGGTGGGCAGCCTGGAGTACATGGCGATAG GTCTTGGGAAGACTCTGCTGCCACGTTTCCAGGGCCTCATCAAGCGCATCGCCATGCTGTACTTCTGGCTCTTCAAAGAACAGACGGCAGACTTCTACGAGAGATCCGTCCGGGTTTTCCACTACAGCCCCATCACCGCGCCGGCCCTCTTCTTCTACAGCGAGGACGACGCCCTGTGCCACACCGAAGTGATCGAGAGCGTGATGGACctgtggaggaggcggggcgTGGCCGTGCACAGCAGGAAGTGGAAGGAGTCCATACACGCGGCTCACCTGCGATGCCACCCGCAGGATTACCTCTCCACGCTGCAGCACTTCTTGAACTCGCTGCCGCTTTCCTCACAGGAAGCAGAAATCTGA
- the LOC115404206 gene encoding uncharacterized protein LOC115404206 isoform X1, which produces MGNLSRGNFRSDAATSDQASREKCVTRRISSSVTYYYSPLSEAGCPPKPPGTLSSSLSPPAPPVADSMSQSHSASASRPLLVFFSWFGATPGPVAKYRDLYLDRGMDVLLVQSSMMHFLWPRWGLDYGLKVLNILEEPQFSKRPVLVHASSLGGYTFTQMLAHVAHGEEKRRGLARRVMGHVYDSLVVGSLEYMAIGLGKTLLPRFQGLIKRIAMLYFWLFKEQTADFYERSVRVFHYSPITAPALFFYSEDDALCHTEVIESVMDLWRRRGVAVHSRKWKESIHAAHLRCHPQDYLSTLQHFLNSLPLSSQEAEI; this is translated from the exons ATGGGGAACCTCTCCAGAGG TAACTTCAGGAGTGATGCAGCCACGTCTGATCAAGCCTCCAGAGAGAAGTGTGTAACCAGAAGAATCAGCAGCAGTGTCACTTATTACTACAGTCCGCTCTCTGAGGCGGGATGCCCTCCCAAACCTCCAGGGactctctcctcttccctttCACCCCCTGCTCCGCCTGTCGCCGACTCCATGAGCCAATCACATTCTGCCTCCGCCTCACGCCCTCTCCTGGTTTTCTTCTCCTGGTTCGGTGCCACGCCCGGGCCGGTGGCCAAGTACAGGGACCTTTACCTGGACCGGGGCATGGATGTGCTCCTGGTACAGAGCAGCATGATGCACTTCCTGTGGCCCCGCTGGGGGCTCGACTACGGCCTGAAGGTGCTGAATATCCTGGAGGAGCCGCAGTTCTCTAAGAGGCCGGTGCTGGTCCACGCCTCCTCCCTCGGCGGCTACACTTTCACCCAGATGCTGGCCCACGTCGCTCACGGAGAGGAGAAGCGCCGGGGCCTGGCCCGGCGGGTGATGGGACACGTCTACGACAGCCTGGTGGTGGGCAGCCTGGAGTACATGGCGATAG GTCTTGGGAAGACTCTGCTGCCACGTTTCCAGGGCCTCATCAAGCGCATCGCCATGCTGTACTTCTGGCTCTTCAAAGAACAGACGGCAGACTTCTACGAGAGATCCGTCCGGGTTTTCCACTACAGCCCCATCACCGCGCCGGCCCTCTTCTTCTACAGCGAGGACGACGCCCTGTGCCACACCGAAGTGATCGAGAGCGTGATGGACctgtggaggaggcggggcgTGGCCGTGCACAGCAGGAAGTGGAAGGAGTCCATACACGCGGCTCACCTGCGATGCCACCCGCAGGATTACCTCTCCACGCTGCAGCACTTCTTGAACTCGCTGCCGCTTTCCTCACAGGAAGCAGAAATCTGA